A window of Ursus arctos isolate Adak ecotype North America unplaced genomic scaffold, UrsArc2.0 scaffold_16, whole genome shotgun sequence genomic DNA:
AGCCATTTGCTCAAGGCCTCCTCAGGAGTGAGAGGCAGCGGGAATGGGAGGAAAGAGTGAATCAAAGGGACTGCAAAGAGGGCCCATCTACAGTGACAGAAGAACTAGCAGCCCGAGAGTAAATCCAACCCCTGTTAATCCTGTTTGATGTCTCTTGGAATGATGCAAGTCATTGAGACTCTCCGGCCTCCCTGTAATTTAATTCTCCCACCACTCTGgagtgtgtgtgagggagggagggaggggggcagctcTTCCCattcccccctttccttctcaCTGTTTTCCAGCCAGTGTGTCATTTGGATTTGTTTCTGGTGCTCAGGTCAAgacctgggttttttttgttttgttttgttttttgttttttgtttttttctttctctcagtctATTTATAATTTCCCAGTTGCTATTTTGGGTTCTGCTTAAGGGAAGATTCTGTCCACCCTAAGGAACGTTCCAGGGTGTGTTCCCCGGGCatgtttcctcctctcctcctcggCAGGTGTTGAATTGAGTTCTTCAGATCCCCAAGTAGCTCTTGGGCTGGAGGGATAAAAGCTATTTTAGGGTAGTCACTGAAGTGGAGCTGTTAATCCTCTATGGGTCTCTCTAGTTAAGAACACTTAGAGATTAACCCTCTCCTTGCTGCAGGGGGGCTCCCTCTCCACAGTTTTGGGAGGGTTGGGAGAATTTCCTGCCGCAGCAGAAGGTGGGATAGGAACGTGCAACTCAATACAAAGGCAAAGATAATAGCTGCCTTTTGTGGGGTACTTACAGCAAGCCAAGCCCTGTGCTGTGCCCTTTGCATACCTGACTAAAataatcctcacaacaagccTGTGAGGTAAGTATTTTtagctttacagatgaggaaacaggctaaTAATGGAGAAAGAACGCAGTTTCTATAGAGATGATGTAACACCATAACAACTATAGTTTCGTCAGAGGGCAGCAGGCATCGTGGCCCACAGCAGGACACACAGACTAAGGAGCAGTTCGTCTCCTTTCAGCCTCCAGAGAGGGCCTTCGAGAGTTAGAAAGTATTTGCGTTTGGGGTACGGAGCCTTAGTAATAGAAGAGATTCCTGAGGTGAGAGAACTGTGGCCCAGGATGTGGTGCTGGAGGAAGGGAGCGCAGGGGGCCTGGTTGGAGGGGATGTGCTGCGGGTTGACTgtgagggaaaaggggaaggCTGCATTCTGGGGACATGTGAAGGGAAGGAGGCCTGAGAAGTAACattaatggggggaaaaagaagtaCTACTCAGGCCCCTTGCGGAAAAGAGGCAGACACAGTGTAGACCTCGGAGACGGCACTGCATGTGCTCATACACTTTATATCAGACACTGCATCCGCCATGAGACTATTATAGGTAAGGAGAATAAATCTTTGGTTTAGAAATTGAGGAAACGGAGATTCAGAGAAACAAAGTAACCTGCCCGTGGTttcacagccagtaagtggcagctCTCCTGATAGCAAGTCCAAGGTTCTTTCCACGCTGCCTCCCTCTTCAGATCAGGCGCCAGAAGGAATCTTTGGATGAAAATATACCGAGTTATACCAGTAACTGGGAGGGATTGATTGTGTTTGTTTTATGGGAACAGGTTCCGTCAGCTTCTCTACTGTTGGTAAGGTTAGAGTGGGAGACCAGAAGAGCAGCTTTGAAAGAGAAGCAGAATTCTTTCAGTTTTGccgagaaagaaggagagaggcccAGGAATTTTCCTGGCGGAGAGGAGTTTGCAGacaaaggacagagggagagagactagATTCCCAAAAGTGTTCCTGAGGTAACACTGGCAGCGTTGGTTATCCAGCAAGCTGTTGGTGACTATAGGTAAGGACTTCCACTGTGCCTTTTTAAAAGGGTAGGGGGAATAGGATCAGGgtgttggctgtttccttttaAAGCCATAGCCCATTAAACGCAGATCAAGGCAAGCACATGGCTGCCTCCCTCCTTTGGTTCTGTCAGTACAACCTCGTGAGCTCTCCTTAGCCACCACCGGCCTCTTTCCTAGAAGCCCATTACTCACGCTTTCAGAAGCAGTGTACTAAACTGCTGTGTCTTGTTTGTGCTTGTTCAGGAGAACAGAAGAGGTGGAcgtgtgggaggtgggggacgTACTGTTCTCTTTCTGAGTTTGTGTGGAATTTCCAGGGCTAGGCTCCCCTCTCACGTCAGCCAAAGTGATGCGACTTGCTTTCCTCTGGCTGCCATTCCCAACTTTCCAGGGGCTGAGGTGCATGATTTTGGGAAGCAAGAGGGAGCAGAATTTGACTTTGAGGGTAGGGGAAATTCCCTCCAAACTAGATGTTCaaactcgtgcttgctctctccccaaTTCCAAGGTGCATAGTAATCACTGGTATTATAAACAGGTAATTCCACTCTTGAGAAGAAGGAAGGACTTAAACCATGAAAGGCAGACGTCAGAGGCCTTTGAGATTTATAGTGAAGCGGGGAGATACGCCAGGATGACTTGAAGGCTCAAGTGGGACTAGTTTTTAGTGCTGGCTACCCCTCCCCAGCACATGACTCATGCAAAATGCAGCCACCTTTGTGCCCATCTTTCTAGGCAAATCTCCACTCGTGATGGGGAAATGTTTATCATGTTACATTGCAATGTTTCTTCAACAAGAGGAATGGTTCCTGAACAGGACGTAGCTCATGTTAGTGATGAGCAAAGCTCTCTGGGGCATGAACCCGCTGATCCCATCATCTCGTTCACGGCCAGTCTGTTGGATGAATGGTCACTGTAAGCAGCAGGTGCTAATGAGCTGAGCAAGCATTCTGTGGCCCACAGCTGTTTGTGTGGTTGGAGCCCTCCCCAGATTCTCGTGGACAATCCCCAGATACCCCCTTTGCTCCCTTCACATGGAAAAGCCTCATGACCAGATTTTGGCATGACCTCTTCAAAAGGAACCCCCTGTTGTAGCAAGTTGCTTTGCAGTTGGTATTCTATGATGAGTTTGTGAGTGAATATGGGTCTGAGAGTCTGTACGGTAACTCCCATCCTCTTTTCCTTTGAGTTGATGTCAGGAAAAAAGCTCTGTCATCTTTGCTCCAGTTTTCTCCCTTCccacactcctccctccctctgcctcaacaagagaaaggatcaGACTTCAAGATATTGGCTCCCCGCTTTGGAAGGGCTGTGACCCCAGTTTAAACCAGAACTTTCTGAGGCATAAGTTAGCCTTGCATCAACTTGCATTCAATGACTAAATTACCCATCTAAAAGAAAGTTGAGAGCCCTTTTCTAGATGCTAAGTGTGTGGAAACTGTGATCTGACCCTTCAAAGAATCAGAGTTTGGTGGAGGAGTTCTAATGCAAAGATGCTACCTGCTTATAATGGAGAAGTGCATGTGTGCTATGAGGGtctgccggggcggggggcactCAGCACCTGGGATGTTGGACAGGCTTTGCTAAAGAAGCATGGCCTGGGATACCCAGAGAGGTGGTGGTGGGTAGGATGGGACCAGTACTGGTTTAGGGGAAATGCCGAGTCTGCTGTTGCCTCCTTAGGCAGAACCTCTTATCGATGCTCTGCTGAGAAACACATCTGGCTCCGGGGCTGACTTTCCAGGGTGTAAATTCCGAAGCAAagtcttcttccttccctgttgCCTTTTGGGCATTTTATTGCTCTTTAGCACCTCCATGAGGAGGAGAATTGTGGACAGTAGTGGGTAAGGGGGAGGTAGGgtaaagaggagaaggaggaggagctgctATCTCTAAATTTAGTGGAAAGGATATAGAAGTGAAGTTGGAAGAGAATAGCTGGAGTTTAGGGCTTTTACTTCCTCAGATTATCTTACTTAATATTAGCCGTGGTAGTACTAGTAATAACAGTTATCATTAAGCACTTACTAGGTGCCCGGCCGTCTGCTGAATGCTCTCTCTTCAttatctcattcagtcctcaaaCCACCCTTATGATTTAGGAGATATCAAGCCTGTTTTGTAAATGAGAAGACAGCTCAGGGAAGTAAGTAAGTGGCTGAAATTCACATGTCTTTGAAGTGGAGGGGCTGGGATTGGAACGGGATCTGTCGCCTCCAGAGCCCATGTTTTCATGGTATTGGGCTCCCTAACACCAGGTGTTCTGATGTTTCAGGTGAAGAGATTGTTTTCTGAAGGCTGCGTTGGAGGCTgtgacagagcagagagcccgtgTGGAGCTGATGGGGAGGCTTTCTGAATAACATGGCCCTTCGCCATTAGTCTTGCCATGACCACATTTTTCACCAGCGTCCCCCCCTGGATTCAAGATgcaaagcaggaggaggaagtgggctGGAAACTAGTTCCCAGGCCTCGGGGCCGGGAGGCGGAGAGTCAAGTGAAGTGCCAATGTGAAATCTCGGGGACGCCCTTCTCAAATGGGGAGAAGCTGAGGCCTCACAGCCTCCCCCATCCAGAGCAGAGACCGTATAGCTGCCCTCAGCTGCACTGTGGCAAGGCTTTTGCCTCCAAGTACAAGCTATATAGGTAGGTGACACTCCCATATCTCTTCCTGCCCTGAGGTTCCCAGAGGACAAAGCCAGAAAGACTCCACTGAGTATATGAGGCTTTATCTGTGACAGAAGAGTGGAGGTTAATTGGCCCATAAGTGTACCCTGAACGCCAACCATTTGAAGTCACTAAAAACTAAAGCTGGTATTTGTATTCAGACACTAGATTCTGATGGGGAAATATCAGACAGTCATGAACAAACCAGATTGAACGATTTTGTCAATACTACTGTCGCCACCTTGTCAGGTAATGGTGAGAATCCTAGCCAGAAATTAAGAATCAGCCTTAGAACCTTAGAAGGAAAAGGAGACCCCCTGGTCCAATCTGTAAATTTTAAAGTGGAGGCTCAGAGTGGGgaagtaatttacccaaggtcacatagcttcTTTGGTCCTGCAGTGCCTCTTCTTTTGAACCAGCCTGCTACTCACATGATTACTTCTGTCGCTGTAGAATCCCTGGTGTCCTCTGGGTCAGCAGCTGTTCTGAAACTTGTAAGCCCAAGAGCCCTACATAAAGTGAAATGGAATGTGAAAGTCCTGGTATAAAGTAGATACGGCAGAGCAGCTTGGAAGGGGGGGTGTCTGCTCAGATTTTATCCTTGCCTTTCCATCAGAGGAACAGGAACATGCCCTGTACGAATGAGATAGACTACCCGATGCACAccccttcatccattcatctagcCAGCTATGGTTTATTGAGCTCCTGCTATCTACCAGGCACAGTGTTCAGTGCCAGGGACAGAGTAGTGGGCCAGACAGATGGGGGTGCTGGCCCACTACTCAAGGAGGGCCAGAACCTCCATCTCTCTGGCCCACTTTGAGTTCACTATCTCAGTAGTGGGGACAGACAACAAACAAGTAAATTCATGAACAAGATGACCACAGAAAGccttagttctttgaaaaacagttgATAGGAAGGAACTAAAACAGGTAACAGGGTAGTGGGTGACCAGGATTGTCCTCATGACAGTTCTGTGGTCCTCAAGAATGCTTTGATTCTGTGTCTTACATGAACTCCAGTTGGGGTCATCATCTTAGACTTTCTTAGTACGTTCTGGGTGTCCATGGGAGGCTGCAGGAAAGATCCCAGTCTGGGGGGCAGGAGCCCTGACTCCAACTGTGGTCATTGTGTGAGCTTAGGCGAGTTACTAAACCACttagggcctcagtttcctcacttgtaaaacgAAGGAAAAGGACTGGATCACTCATCACCTCCGTCTCATACGTTATGTCTGTTATGCCCGAGGAGGTTCACAGTAACTCTCAGGCGTGGGCACTCACACGTAGCGTGAGTGTGAGGGCTGTGTTTGATACCTTCCAGGTAGGAAGGATCACTGGGTGCTATAGTGGAGGCAGCGGTGGCATACCTAAGTGAACTCAGGTTTCAAGAAGGACTGTGTTCAAATTCagcctctgccacttactggtgggtggggctgtcctgtgctttGGCCTCTTGTGGAGAACAAGGTTAATGACAGCTCACACGAGGCCTGGTAAATGTGGGTCCTTGAAGTCCTGCTATGTTGATTCTGAATGCCCTGTGGAGCTCTGGATTGTAACTCCTGGACTCTGAGCTGCTGTCCCTCCAGAAGGGAGCAGGTAAACCAAAGGACACTGAGGTGCTATACTATGGGGACACTTAAGTGTTTCTGGTTTATATGGCAAATACTTTAAATGGTACAGACAGACATTCAGTGAAAAATGAACTGTCCTCATGGTGGAAGCTACCATTTTCCTCCCCAGAGGGGTCCAGTGGGGTCAGTTTCTTGTGTATCCTTGCTAAGACATTGAAACATGTACTcccttccctttttattttcacaaggGATTGTATTACGCACACTCTGCTGAACTTCCTTTTTTAACTTAGCCCCCCTTATATTTTGGGATTGTTCTAGATCGGGAAGTTTagatatatttcattttccttttattgtgtcattttaaatgttttaaatgtaattttttgaaaaggagaTATAGtcacataaaacaaaattcacaagGTACCGAAAGGTGTACAATGGAAATTCTCCATCACACCCATAAGCTTCCTATCTCTTCTCCCCATAGGCAACCAGTGTTGTTAGTTTCTTGAAtatccttccagaaatatttttgagtgcATACAAGCAGACGTACATCTATTTGCCCTCTTTTTCCTGTGCATAGTACCATTCTGCATGCACTGTTCTATCCCGTTGCTTTTCACCACTTCATATATCCTAAGAGCTTGTTCCCTGAGGGTACAtataaaactgctttttttttttttaagttgagtcATTTTATGAACTTACCATAATTTATTTCACCAGTTccctattaatggacatttagattgttccTGACTTTTTGCTACTACAAACAGTGCTGCAAAGACTAGGAGTACGTATGTGATTTTGCAGATGGGCGAGGATATCCATAGAATTTAGATACTGACTGGCACGGTATCCCATTGCATTCCATCGCACGGCTCGACCATAATTTTTGTATCTAGTTCCGTCAGTGGACACCTCGGTTGTCTGGCCAGCCCTTGTgatctcccttctttctttctcctttatcctCCATCCCTACCCCCAGGCACATGGCCACCCACTCAGCCCAGAAACCCCACCAGTGTATGTACTGTGATAAGATGTTTCACCGCAAGGACCATCTGCGGAACCACCTGCAGACCCATGACCCCAACAAAGAGGCCCTTCACTGTTCTGAGTGCGGTAAGAATTACAATACGAAGCTAGGCTACCGGCGCCACCTGGCTATGCATGCCGCCAGCAGCGGTGACCTCAGCTGTAAGGTGTGCCTGCAGACCTTTGAGAGTACCCAGGCCCTGCTAGAGCACCTGAAGGCCCACTCGCGCCGAGTAGCAGGCGGTGCCAAGGAGAAGAAGCACCCCTGTGACCACTGTGACCGGCGGTTCTATACGCGCAAGGATGTGCGGCGGCACCTGGTGGTGCACACGGGCCGGAAGGACTTCCTGTGCCAGTACTGTGCCCAGCGGTTCGGCCGCAAGGACCACCTGACGCGTCATGTCAAGAAGAGCCACTCGCAGGAGCTGCTCAAAATCAAGACCGAGCCAGTGGACATGTTAGGCCTACTCAGCTGCAGCTCCGCAGTCAGTGTGAAGGAAGAGCTGagccctgtgctgtgcatggccTCTCGGGACGTGATGGGGGCCAAGGCCTTCCCTGGCATGTTGCCCATGGGCATGTATGGCGCCCACATCCCTACCATGCCCAGCACGGGCATGCCACACTCCCTGGTGCACAACACGCTGCCCATGGGTATGAGCTACCCTCTGGAATCCTCACCTATCTCTTCCCCAGCTCAGCTTCCTCCAAAATACCAGCTTGGATCTACCTCATACTTGCCTGACAAATTGCCCAAAGTGGAGGTGGATAGTTTTCTGGCGGAGCTTCCTGGAAGCCTGTCTCTCTCGTCCGCTGAACCCCAGCCCGCCTCACCTCAGCCGGCGGCAGCTGCGGCCCTCCTAGATGAAGCACTGCTCACCAAGAGCCCCGCCAACCTCTCTGAGGCCCTCTGCGCTGCTAATGTGGACTTCTCCCACTTACTGGGCTTTCTTCCACTCAACCTACCCCCGTGTAACCCGCCTGGGGCCACAGGAGGCCTGGTCATGGGCTACTCCCAGGCTGAGGCTCAGCCCTTGCTCACCACTTTGCAAGCTCAGCCTCAAGATTCCCCAGGAGCCGGGGGACCACTGAACTTTGGACCTCTGCACTCCTTGCCTCCTGTCTTCACCTCTGGCCTGAGCACCACCACCCTGCCTCGTTTCCACCAGGCATTCCAGTAGCCCCCAAGGAGGCCCTCAGTCCAGTCTTAGGCTCCGTCAGGGAGCCTCTGTACCCACCCTATCTGCATCCCCCATGAAGGCAGCTGAGGTTTCAGAACTgggttcaaaaagaaaaaattccagtGTCTGTATGGAGCACTTGGTTTGGGGGTTCAGGCTCCAGGATCAGTTCCAGGAGGAGCCTTGAGCCCCGGGCCCATGAAAAGATCTCATACCATAGAACTTCaggtatttttacttttacttttttgatcTGAATCGGGAGCCACACTTAGCCCTCTCCCCCTCCAAGAGAGGGAGGTTCTCTTCAGAGAAGGAGGCGGTCTCTTGGAGACACAGAGGGTTTCACTTTGGATGACCTCAAGAGAAATAGCCCAAGAAGCCCGCCTCCTGGTCCCAACCTGCAGACCCCACAGCAGTTGGTCAGGCCCTGCTGCAGAGAGAGGGTCACTTGGCTCGATTGCCTGCTTCCAGCCAGTGGGCAGGAGAGAGGGCCTcttcctcccaccacccccatccctcctGTACCGACACCTCCATTTCCAGTCAGTGTTGTCCAGCAACGGTACCGTTTACACAGTCGTCTCAGACACACCATTCACCTCCCTTGCCAAGCTGTTAGCCTTAGAACGATTGCAGTGAACATTGTTTACACGCCGTGAATCCATTCCCACCAGTCCATTCCAGTTGGCACCAGCTGAAACCATTTGGTACCTGGTGTTAACTGGAGCCCTGTTTACAAGGCGGAGTCGGGTCTCGCTGACTTCTCTTCACTTGAGGTCACATTTTTCCCCTGTGGGGAAATAAACTGACTTTGGACTGCTTCAGTCTCTGCCATCTTCCATGACCGTGTCTGTTCCTGCCTTCCTCGGCAGTGTCCGCGAGACAGGCAAGAAGACTGGAGCCGTTTTCTCACAGGTCTgcaattctgtttttctccaagTACATGatgacccctccccctcctcttgaACTGGAGAGGGGAAGACATGAAAGGCATGCCCGCTTCCATCGCCCCCactctccagcccctgccccagacaTCATGAACTGTTATCTTTAGTCTTGGAAGGAGGGACTCGGGTTCTAAGCTGGTGTGGATAGCATAGGAGAGGGTGTGAACCCCTGATTTGTGTCTCCCCTACTTGTCCCTTTTCCAGGAAGTTGTGGAATTGTTGGAAGAAGAGTTTTCAGGAAGTTAGGGCTGGGCAGACAGTTGAGTCCTAACCTGTGGGTACGTCGTTGGCTCCCATACTAaccttttctcttctccacagtgtcccctctctctccactACTTTGCAGTTACCGTGGACTCAGGGCCGCTATGCATAGGCCTCTGCTCGCCATCAAAGAAATTCCACCTTCCGcttgtgcccccacccccagccccaattTGCCCCTAATACTTAGCAGGGTTTCTTGCAACAAATGATTCGTTCTCTTCTGGCTTGTGGGGCTCCCTGGTACAGACAGCACGGCCCTTGCCCAGCCGAACCCCATCCTTGCTTCATTTCTCAGTTCTGCATGGGCTTCGCTCTTCCCACTCATGGGAGGGAGGCAGCTCAGGGACCACCAGTGTGGGACCCTCATGAGACACCTCCACTCTGATTCAGAAACACACTTCTACCTCTTTACTGTTAACTCCTACAAATGCAGCCAGTAGTTTCGGGGCACCTCTCTCAGCAGTGCCTCATGCTGGCTTCTCCGCTAGGGTTTCAGGACAAACTACCAAGGAACTGCCTCAGCCTCCTCCCAGTCCTCCAACTCTCCCTTCCTTCTAGAAATCACTTTGCTTTATTCACCAGGCACTGAGCAGGTCCAAGACCCAGGCTTCTGCTTCAGCCCAGGCCAGTACTCTTTGAGGTGAAAGCCTTAAAACGTAGCGCCCTGGCCCTTGATTGGAAGCAATGTGGAGTGAATAAGCATGTTTTGATTTAGGCAGGGTAGCTTGggatacctttaaaaaaaaacaaaccagataTAAGAATGTCTGGCAAGGTTAAAATCAGACTAGGTGATTTGCTTCTAAAAATTAGTTTCAGTGAGTCCCAGGGACTaattaaggtttatttttaaaagcgtCCCCCTTGGTACGCAGCCACCTGCATGCTGTGCATGTTACTGGGACTCGTATTACAGGACATGGTGTGTGAGGGTCCAAGTAGGACTCGGTGCTGCCGTTCTCCTTATTGTCTCTGGTCCTCATCACTAGACCCAGCAGCCCTTCACCTGCTCCCTGCCACCTTCCCTGCACCCCTCGTTTATAGAGGCAGGTGGGCCTCTGGCCACAGAATAGAAAGTCTCAGGCTTAGAGGAGTCCACTCTTCCCTGCCTGTCCTTTCCTGTCCCTTCCTTGAATTCTCTACCCATTAGTGATGCTGGGAAACTCCTAGAACAGGCAGAGCAACTATTTAAAGCCTTGTAACTGGGgccttgccccttcccccacccgctccatcctgcccctcctttcctcttcgTTCGGTGCCCTCACCATACACAAGGAATTTCTCTATCACTGTGAACTTTGCTGGTACAGAGGAACATCTGCCTTCACCTTTTTTGGACCATAGCAACCCAGCCGTTTCTTAATCTTCCCTTCCccaaatttaaagttaaaaaaaaaaaaaaaaaaaaaaaagccttattgGCCTGGTTGTTCAAAGGATAAGAATAGCTTTATCCTGCACTCAGTACCAAACCCACTTCAGTACCTTTACTGAGGCCATGAAAGGGGTGTCTGCCCAGGACAGGAGCCATGGCATGTGGCAGAGACCAAACAGGGACCAGGAAAAAGGGGTGATGTCCCCtttccccaccacctcctccaacTTGTCAGTGATGAGCCACCCTGAACAGGGCGGGCACCTCCCGTCCTGCACATAGCTGGTCAAGGCTGAGTGCAGTCCTGGGGGCCAGGGATGACCTACCCAGCTGTGTCAGCTCAAAGGATTTGTGCACATCTtacagaggggagaggtgggaaAAGGAGCACCAATGAGTTTTCCCCCCAACCTTTTACAAATGGCATTTAATGGAAATCCGGGAAGCAGGTGTGATTACTTTTTTGCTCGTAGATATTGTCCTAAGTTGAAATTCTTCCACTGCCCTAAACTTCCCCTAGTAGCCTGAATCcctgcccctctttctttttggTAGCTGTTTTCCCCATTCCCTCTACCTCCCCTCTTATCTAGGAGCTGTTTTTAAGcacgatttttttttaacagtttatatTGTACAGGatcaatattttgctttttaacaagGATATTTATGTAATAAGAAACTTTGCCTTAGGCAGGTGTTGGCCAGAAAAGTCCAGATTCCTCTGGGACCCCACCCTGGCCTCTCCTGGAGCTCTGAACCTGCTGTGGAAGGAATTGGCTATGACCTTCACCACTGGAGAGTAGGGTCTGCAGCAAGGGAAGGGGTGTTCTGGTTCTAACAGGAGAAGGATTCACCATGATAATCTAGTGCCTCTGTGGAGGGGTTTGGAAGAAGTATCCCAGCCCAGTTTCTTCAGATGCAAGCTCACTTCCGTAGCTGCCCGCTCCACCTCTGACTACTCGGCGCTAGAACTCCTGAGACACCACTTCTCAttcgcctccctccctcccagtgaTCAAGGCTTCGGGGCCACTCTTTCGTAACGCCAgattatttaaagagagaaaaatacaagaCAAAAACCTTCTAGCACTTTGTAAACACAGTGAATAACCTCTTGGAGTATTTTTGGCTTTATATAAAACAAggtttttaattgtaaaatataagtGCCATTAGAAAATGCACAGGGCGTATCTTTGTTAAAGTAGATTTTTCAATGTTTTACagaattacattttcaaaaaaagtttttataatgAAGTTGTTTATTAAAAACTTCTGAATGATGTGTTTGGAAGTTGTGAACCTGTCTGATTGGGAAAGGGGTAGAGAGTGCCTGGGGAGCTAGAAACTCCAGACACGTCTAGCCTCCAAGGGATGGTGCGTGTCGGGTAGACAGTAACAACCCTTCACATTAGCACACACCTACAAACTTTGTACTTTGAAATGAAAGATCTTAATGGGATGTCTTTGAGGTAAGTGGCATCATATTATCACTTAAACTTGAATGCAAGGGTCAGAAAAATCAAACTGGCTTCATGAAACTTCATATAACTAAAAATGCCAGATGTAGCACAGTTTTTAGAATTGGTTCAGCCACTCAAACATGGTTGGCCTTAGCATTCCTGTTTCTCTTGGCCCCATCGTCTGTAGTTGTGACTTCATCTTCAGGCCCTACAAAGTGGCTCGTCCCTTTGTGTAGGAGTAGAATGCTGCCATGATTCCATCCCTGTCATTCTCCTGCAGCGGCTgaccaggaagaggaaggagagaggagtctGTATTCACAAAGCCCCACGAGGCATCTCCTGTCTCACTGGCCTTGATAGGGCTCTGTGCCCTTCCCAAAATCAGCGATGGCAAGCCTGAGACAGGAGTGGTTTCTCAAAGGAAATTGGGGCTACAGTTAGGATGAGGATTGAATGCTTGTTGTCCAAAAAAAAAACATGCCATCCATTGCCTGAGATGCACAGCTGGCAAGTGACAGAGCTACGACCTGACCTTGCTCACCCTTGGGCCTATGCACTGGGTTCAGACAAACTGCTGAGAGACTGACATGGCTTCTGACTTTGCCGCTTGGCCAGTCTCTAACAAAGGTAGTCCTCACCATCCTGGGCCCTGTAACTCGTCCTGAGATCCTCCTGTCCACGGCTAAGATTGAGCTTGCTTTTCTGTGGTCTGGAGCCAGTGCCAGCCACGCGGTGTAAGTCACTCCTGAGTCCAGCCCAAGAGTCCCTGggacaataacaagtgttaatGTGTGTAACAGGTGTTTTGTGTGCAAAGGCAGTGGGCTGGCCCTTCCATCTCTTTGGCCTTCCATTTACTTCAACATTCAGTGTCAACCCCAGTGCCTTCAGATCCCTGGCTGGACCCCCAAGGGAACCCACCTTGCTCTC
This region includes:
- the PLAGL2 gene encoding zinc finger protein PLAGL2 isoform X1 — protein: MTTFFTSVPPWIQDAKQEEEVGWKLVPRPRGREAESQVKCQCEISGTPFSNGEKLRPHSLPHPEQRPYSCPQLHCGKAFASKYKLYRHMATHSAQKPHQCMYCDKMFHRKDHLRNHLQTHDPNKEALHCSECGKNYNTKLGYRRHLAMHAASSGDLSCKVCLQTFESTQALLEHLKAHSRRVAGGAKEKKHPCDHCDRRFYTRKDVRRHLVVHTGRKDFLCQYCAQRFGRKDHLTRHVKKSHSQELLKIKTEPVDMLGLLSCSSAVSVKEELSPVLCMASRDVMGAKAFPGMLPMGMYGAHIPTMPSTGMPHSLVHNTLPMGMSYPLESSPISSPAQLPPKYQLGSTSYLPDKLPKVEVDSFLAELPGSLSLSSAEPQPASPQPAAAAALLDEALLTKSPANLSEALCAANVDFSHLLGFLPLNLPPCNPPGATGGLVMGYSQAEAQPLLTTLQAQPQDSPGAGGPLNFGPLHSLPPVFTSGLSTTTLPRFHQAFQ
- the PLAGL2 gene encoding zinc finger protein PLAGL2 isoform X2; translation: MATHSAQKPHQCMYCDKMFHRKDHLRNHLQTHDPNKEALHCSECGKNYNTKLGYRRHLAMHAASSGDLSCKVCLQTFESTQALLEHLKAHSRRVAGGAKEKKHPCDHCDRRFYTRKDVRRHLVVHTGRKDFLCQYCAQRFGRKDHLTRHVKKSHSQELLKIKTEPVDMLGLLSCSSAVSVKEELSPVLCMASRDVMGAKAFPGMLPMGMYGAHIPTMPSTGMPHSLVHNTLPMGMSYPLESSPISSPAQLPPKYQLGSTSYLPDKLPKVEVDSFLAELPGSLSLSSAEPQPASPQPAAAAALLDEALLTKSPANLSEALCAANVDFSHLLGFLPLNLPPCNPPGATGGLVMGYSQAEAQPLLTTLQAQPQDSPGAGGPLNFGPLHSLPPVFTSGLSTTTLPRFHQAFQ